One genomic window of Candidatus Binatia bacterium includes the following:
- a CDS encoding universal stress protein yields MQVLRLQWRRIASNGMPVVQVGHFERILLPVDFSSECDVAAHHAAWFAQTTGGTVHLVHVIVNPLDDLYDTHALPPLQVVDAAEAKALSLLRAVAERCLPASVTRVLHIRHGDPYEKLRAVADEIHPDLIVLSTRGRGGIAHLVIGSVAEKIVRHALCPLFVVPRPNK; encoded by the coding sequence ATGCAGGTGCTCCGCTTGCAATGGCGGCGCATCGCAAGTAACGGAATGCCCGTGGTGCAAGTCGGTCATTTCGAACGGATTCTCCTCCCCGTGGACTTCTCCTCGGAGTGCGACGTCGCAGCACACCACGCGGCTTGGTTTGCGCAAACGACGGGGGGCACCGTGCACCTGGTTCATGTGATCGTGAACCCGCTCGACGACTTGTACGACACCCATGCACTGCCACCGCTGCAAGTTGTCGACGCCGCAGAAGCCAAAGCCCTATCTTTACTGCGGGCCGTGGCAGAACGCTGCTTGCCCGCGTCGGTTACCCGCGTTCTCCACATTCGCCACGGCGATCCCTACGAGAAATTGCGTGCGGTGGCGGACGAGATCCACCCGGATCTCATTGTGCTTTCCACCCGCGGCCGTGGTGGAATCGCTCATCTGGTAATTGGCAGCGTGGCAGAAAAAATCGTGCGCCACGCCCTTTGCCCGCTGTTCGTCGTGCCTCGTCCGAACAAATGA
- a CDS encoding cbb3-type cytochrome c oxidase subunit I, translated as MGSHQSGAEGERIAPSLHGESHTSWGQEFWWRWVFSTDHKVIGLQYLAIAVVMAVVGGFAAYLMRWQLAFPGSTAPFYGVIDPAPYNAWLTMHGTIMMFFVAMPLLLGAFGNYLVPLMVGAADMAFPRLNMVSVWTLAIASAILLASFFVEEGPAAAGWTNYVPLSSDPTYTGVGLGFDLWLAAVFVDFVAVLMSGINVLTTAFNMRAPGLTLMRLPLFVWTQMVAAILFLFSAGPLMGAILMLLCDRHLGTAFFVAEKGGSPLLWQHLFWFFGHPEVYVILLPALGIFLEIFPTFARRPVAAYRLIVLALWVSAALSFVVWAHHMFVSGLDVRLALPFSITTIIISVPFAVVVFALIATLRGGVLVPSTAMRFAVGAVATFIVGGVTGIFLGSPALDMYLHDTYFVVAHFHYTLFPSVVLGGFAGLYYWFPKMTGRLLDERVGAWHFWLTFVAFQAVFVPLFYVGVHGHMRRVYDPSYYEYFRPLMPLHELSTVAAIFLLAFQLLFLGNVAWSLRRGRSAGADPWGGTTLEWAVSSPPPSENFSQPVRVVREPYAYVDNDGTRQPQPQWPR; from the coding sequence ATGGGTAGCCACCAATCGGGTGCGGAGGGAGAGCGAATCGCTCCCTCGCTGCACGGAGAAAGCCACACGAGTTGGGGACAAGAGTTTTGGTGGCGGTGGGTGTTTTCTACCGACCACAAGGTGATCGGCTTGCAGTACTTGGCCATTGCCGTGGTGATGGCCGTTGTCGGCGGGTTTGCGGCATATTTGATGCGCTGGCAACTTGCCTTTCCTGGGAGTACGGCGCCTTTTTACGGGGTGATCGACCCTGCCCCGTACAATGCGTGGCTTACGATGCATGGCACGATCATGATGTTTTTCGTGGCCATGCCGTTGTTGCTCGGTGCATTCGGGAACTACCTGGTCCCGTTAATGGTGGGAGCCGCCGACATGGCGTTCCCGCGCCTCAACATGGTGTCCGTTTGGACGCTGGCCATCGCCAGCGCGATTCTCCTGGCCTCGTTTTTTGTCGAAGAGGGGCCGGCGGCCGCAGGGTGGACGAACTATGTGCCCTTGTCATCGGACCCGACGTACACCGGCGTGGGACTCGGTTTCGACTTGTGGTTGGCAGCAGTGTTCGTGGACTTCGTTGCCGTGCTCATGAGTGGGATCAACGTGCTCACCACAGCGTTCAACATGCGGGCGCCGGGGCTCACGCTGATGAGGTTGCCGTTATTTGTGTGGACGCAGATGGTCGCGGCGATTTTATTTTTGTTTTCCGCCGGCCCGCTCATGGGTGCGATTCTCATGCTGCTGTGTGATCGTCACCTCGGGACGGCGTTTTTCGTCGCGGAAAAGGGCGGTAGCCCACTGTTGTGGCAGCACCTGTTTTGGTTCTTCGGCCATCCTGAGGTGTACGTGATTCTGCTGCCCGCTCTGGGCATTTTTCTCGAAATTTTCCCGACCTTTGCCCGGCGACCGGTGGCGGCTTACCGGCTGATCGTCCTTGCCCTGTGGGTGAGTGCCGCGCTGAGTTTCGTGGTTTGGGCGCACCACATGTTTGTGAGCGGCCTTGACGTGCGCCTCGCCCTCCCGTTCAGTATCACCACGATCATCATTTCCGTTCCCTTTGCGGTGGTGGTGTTCGCCCTGATTGCGACGTTGCGTGGCGGCGTGTTGGTGCCGTCGACGGCGATGCGCTTTGCGGTTGGCGCAGTCGCCACCTTTATCGTCGGTGGGGTCACAGGGATTTTTCTCGGCTCTCCGGCGCTCGACATGTATCTGCACGACACGTACTTCGTCGTCGCGCATTTTCATTACACGTTGTTCCCCTCGGTTGTTCTCGGTGGTTTTGCGGGCCTTTATTATTGGTTTCCGAAAATGACGGGTCGCTTGCTCGACGAGCGCGTGGGTGCCTGGCACTTCTGGCTCACGTTCGTTGCCTTCCAAGCGGTGTTCGTCCCTCTATTCTACGTTGGCGTTCATGGGCACATGCGGCGAGTGTACGATCCCTCGTACTATGAATATTTTCGCCCCCTGATGCCCTTGCACGAGCTCTCGACGGTTGCGGCGATTTTTTTGCTCGCTTTTCAGCTTCTTTTTCTGGGAAACGTTGCGTGGTCCCTGCGGCGTGGCCGAAGTGCTGGAGCTGACCCTTGGGGTGGAACGACGTTGGAGTGGGCGGTGTCGTCGCCGCCCCCGAGTGAAAACTTCTCACAACCGGTTCGCGTTGTCAGAGAGCCTTACGCCTACGTGGATAACGACGGAACGCGGCAGCCGCAGCCGCAGTGGCCTCGGTGA
- a CDS encoding cytochrome c oxidase subunit 3 gives MESAHAPAGLWVGKPSITGVAWFLASEAALFGGLLAAVVYLRAGDPAWAEAATHVSRVAAAAATACLVVVTLSLARVVETSRLRRGFLVTAMIAAGLFVMVKAIDYWTHWVAGSRPQESVFWASFYLLTGLHALHVVGGLGALLYCAWLPSRERCEAALTWTLGVRLYWYLVDAVWVCLLLLFYLF, from the coding sequence ATGGAATCTGCCCACGCACCAGCAGGGCTATGGGTGGGGAAGCCCAGCATCACGGGCGTGGCTTGGTTTCTGGCTTCTGAGGCGGCCTTGTTCGGTGGTTTGTTGGCCGCCGTGGTGTATCTTCGGGCGGGGGATCCGGCGTGGGCGGAAGCCGCAACGCACGTATCCCGAGTTGCAGCCGCTGCAGCTACCGCCTGCTTGGTGGTGGTGACGTTGAGCTTGGCACGAGTGGTGGAGACATCTCGGCTGCGGAGGGGCTTCCTGGTTACAGCTATGATCGCCGCCGGGCTGTTCGTTATGGTCAAGGCGATCGATTACTGGACGCACTGGGTTGCCGGTTCTCGACCGCAGGAGAGCGTGTTTTGGGCGAGCTTTTATTTGCTCACTGGGCTCCACGCTCTGCACGTTGTCGGGGGGCTCGGTGCTCTCCTCTACTGTGCGTGGCTACCCTCGCGAGAACGATGTGAGGCGGCGCTGACTTGGACACTGGGTGTCCGTTTGTACTGGTACCTCGTCGACGCTGTTTGGGTGTGCTTGTTGCTCTTGTTTTACCTCTTTTAA
- a CDS encoding PQQ-binding-like beta-propeller repeat protein: MIQFGCGALIVVFVGCGSDSEAPGGSTSGAQLADGWPMYGRNVERTFYNDAEARITRSNVASMRLKWRYQTGAIVTASPTVAWVHVPGEGRIKVVYVPSWDGFLYALRVSNGSRLWSFAMKPHPGASYPQASSPTVAHVAGEERVYVGGGMTMYCLAAATGELRWSFDAGTGCTTCGPRVERNQVESSPAVVENLVVFGMDVNDRAPGKGGVFAVDATEGHLVWYFDVDTGQTCRPFASDRVRKFDGYHSAEELGLPPDFFTTRPGCNFNRRWTACGNVWSSFAVDTARRLLFTASSNCDTDNDPDTVEPAPPMPPFEEAIFALSFDGAPVWRWRPREVDNADLAFGAVPNLFTIRFGGSQRDVLGVGNKDGTYYVLDREGVNKLTGRIEPYWAQQVVPGGAIGGIIGSAAVGGGAIFFSTAIGESFNRPQRPAAWSLTASDGSVRWADRSAAPSYAATTATREVVFMGSLFSGVYARDADTGEVLKQFSPLVPVASAVTVLDGEIFFGAGIGDRGGNPEGDAYRSSLTPSVVSAYCLPDSPDCPSSLCDDGDACTYDYRSGDQCVSERAPDGLFCPDPTVGPGRCVDGRCVRPPA; the protein is encoded by the coding sequence TTGATTCAATTTGGCTGCGGCGCTCTGATCGTGGTGTTCGTGGGTTGCGGCAGCGACAGCGAGGCACCCGGTGGATCGACCAGCGGCGCGCAGTTAGCGGATGGCTGGCCGATGTACGGCCGGAATGTTGAGCGGACTTTTTACAACGATGCTGAAGCGCGCATCACGCGCAGCAATGTCGCCTCGATGCGGCTTAAGTGGCGGTACCAAACGGGTGCCATTGTTACTGCTTCACCTACAGTGGCTTGGGTGCACGTTCCTGGAGAGGGCCGGATCAAGGTGGTGTACGTCCCGTCCTGGGACGGTTTTTTGTACGCGTTGCGGGTGAGCAATGGGTCACGACTGTGGTCGTTTGCGATGAAGCCGCACCCGGGGGCGTCGTACCCGCAAGCTTCGTCGCCAACGGTGGCACACGTGGCTGGGGAAGAGCGGGTGTATGTCGGTGGCGGCATGACCATGTACTGCTTGGCGGCGGCGACCGGTGAGCTGCGCTGGTCGTTCGATGCGGGCACTGGCTGCACGACTTGCGGCCCGCGGGTGGAGCGCAATCAGGTAGAGTCGTCGCCGGCTGTGGTGGAAAACCTTGTGGTGTTCGGCATGGACGTGAACGATCGCGCGCCGGGCAAAGGGGGCGTGTTTGCCGTAGATGCAACCGAGGGTCACCTGGTTTGGTATTTCGACGTCGATACTGGCCAGACTTGTCGCCCGTTTGCCTCTGATCGCGTTCGCAAGTTCGACGGTTATCATTCCGCGGAAGAGCTCGGACTTCCTCCTGACTTCTTCACCACCCGGCCCGGCTGTAACTTTAACCGCCGCTGGACAGCGTGTGGCAACGTGTGGTCCTCGTTCGCCGTCGACACTGCGCGCCGGCTTTTGTTTACCGCCTCGAGCAATTGCGACACAGATAACGATCCCGACACGGTGGAGCCTGCGCCGCCGATGCCGCCATTTGAGGAAGCGATCTTTGCGTTGAGTTTCGACGGTGCGCCGGTCTGGCGGTGGCGGCCCCGCGAGGTGGACAATGCCGACCTCGCTTTCGGTGCGGTTCCTAATCTGTTCACCATTCGGTTTGGCGGCTCGCAACGCGATGTGTTGGGAGTGGGCAACAAGGATGGTACGTACTACGTCCTCGACCGAGAGGGGGTGAATAAACTCACGGGGCGCATCGAACCTTATTGGGCACAGCAAGTTGTCCCGGGAGGGGCGATTGGTGGAATCATCGGCAGCGCCGCGGTTGGCGGCGGGGCGATCTTTTTCTCCACGGCAATTGGCGAGTCGTTCAACCGCCCACAGCGCCCGGCCGCTTGGAGCTTGACGGCCAGCGATGGAAGCGTTCGTTGGGCGGATCGCTCGGCGGCGCCGAGTTATGCGGCAACAACAGCGACCCGTGAGGTGGTGTTCATGGGGAGTTTGTTCTCCGGTGTTTACGCGCGCGACGCCGATACCGGCGAAGTGCTGAAACAGTTCTCGCCGCTTGTGCCGGTTGCTTCGGCCGTGACCGTTTTGGACGGAGAGATTTTCTTCGGCGCCGGCATCGGAGACCGGGGCGGAAACCCCGAGGGCGATGCCTACCGTAGCTCGCTGACGCCGAGCGTCGTGAGTGCATACTGCTTGCCGGATTCTCCGGATTGCCCGTCCTCTTTATGCGATGACGGCGACGCCTGCACTTATGATTACCGCAGTGGTGATCAGTGTGTTTCTGAGCGCGCGCCGGACGGGCTGTTTTGTCCCGACCCCACTGTCGGGCCTGGGCGTTGCGTTGATGGCCGCTGTGTGCGGCCGCCCGCGTAG